The Candidatus Parvarchaeota archaeon DNA segment TCAAGCGGATTTTACGGTGCAGCTGCCATGCCCGGGTCAAAAATAGCAACCACATAAAGCCTGCCAATGGCAACAAAGCCTGCAGCGGTTTGAAGTTGAAACTTGGAGCTGGGTTGCACCTTGTACGGAACTGCCTACCGGCCTTTGCTTTGATTCAGCGCTCAATAGGGGGCACTGGCTTCATGCCCAGAGCCCCAAAAACTTCATCTTCGGTTCTGCCGGCAACGTGTTCTCCAGCGCGAAAGAGGCCGTATTCGTTGAGCAAAAATCCCTGTTCAATGGCACGCCTCCGCATCACCACATTAAAGTCTTTGGACCCTGTAAAATAAAGGAGCGCGGCGCCAGCGCTTTCCGCTGGGACCAGACGGATGTCGATCTGGAGTTTTTC contains these protein-coding regions:
- a CDS encoding DNA polymerase III, with the protein product ATQKGRTVATAPLMMKDLATAVLKPFKKTTVLGQGDTKFSFLILPEKLQIDIRLVPAESAGAALLYFTGSKDFNVVMRRRAIEQGFLLNEYGLFRAGEHVAGRTEDEVFGALGMKPVPPIER